GCCTTATTAGGGGTGTTACTCTTGATATTGAAGTATTTAAACACATGTATTTGCAGCTCTGTTGTTCTTGTTAGTTTCAATTGCCTATGTATTCAGaatatagattaataaataacaatttttaatTTGCTAGTTTTCACTTCCTCCTTTGTGGTAGAACATTGCAGTCCTTTTGACCATATTTCCTAATCCCCaactttgtttatttaaaagtagCTGCTGCAATAATAATACACTAAAAGATCGATTGGATGGTGGAACTGTAGTTAATTTACACGTTTCATTCTTTTGAACGGCAACAGCTGACCAAACTATTCATTTTATGTAGATTtctaacattaaaatatttcagtCAGCACATAACCTTGATTTACAAAACATGTAAAAATTTGGActgcatttatacattttttcaatacTATGAAATGATGTTCATGAAGCCAAGAAGCATAACGCGGTTTCAGCGAGTTCAGAGAAAGACGTTCTCCTGCTGGGATGTGGTTTCTGGGTCTGAACTCAGTTCTCCAAAAACATCACTTCATCTCCATAAACCACATAACATGTACtccttctttctgtctttctgctGCTCTTTCTTCTGTTCTCTACCAAATCTTCCTTTCATGTGCGATTAGTAGTGCACTTCTTTGTTTTACAGCTTGTGTTCATTAAAAACAtctaaattcatatatatatatatatatatatatatatatatatatatatatatatatatatatatatatatatatatatatatatatatatatatatatatatatacagtgctctgcatatgtaagtacaccccttacaaatctctcttttaaattcatatatttagaaggaagctatacaatattgtatttgcagATACATTAGATTCAGTATgttctgaagccaaatctggagcttatctaacaaaatctCGGTCCAAAAActtgtacacccaaatttatgttatagaaaaatattaaatacaaatttaaaaaagaggaagatCAAGAGAagtaaatttaatgttttttggcaacattttgcttgaatttaattgtattatctttcaattcctaaatatgtttggtggctaaaataatattttaataaatatatctgtttaataaatctgttttgtttaagtgcaccaaaatacattgtctatattcactgagaaatggataaaaatattaattttcaaaatagggtgtccTCAATTATGCTGAACCCACTACTTGTTTTATACAAAACAATGTCCAAACCAGCAGTACATGAGCTGTTCCAAAAGAAACTATTGACCCACACTAAACACAAAACTGCTGTGTGATTTGATATATATAATAAACCAGTCTGAACTATCTGATGGATGGGGAAGAGCAGGGCACCACAACATTTTGTAACAATGGGGTTTTGATGTTTTGTATAAATTAAATTCACACTCGTCTTGAACAAATATGTGGCTTTATTTTATTACAGAGTTTTTTTTCCTCATCAATAACCCCTAAAGAATGTAAGTAAAATGTGATAGCTTAAAACGTGGTTTACGTTTTCATATaaaaatcttcttttaaaaatgaaaaataaactaattttgatGCTTGACAATGAGGATTGCAACCAGGCCCTCTTAATTGTGATTACACAGTTACAGTATACAGCACCGTTCAAACAATGtgcaaacagataaaaaaaaaaaaaacacacattcatacatccAGAAAAAAGGACCACTCATTTTACAGAACAGCATAAACTGCTAAATCACTGACTGGAGATTAAAATAATATAGGATTCATCTCATGTtaaataaacactaaaaactaaGATATTTTTAGTTAACCTCAGCaagacatttagcaaataaaTGTTGAACAAAATCTTTAAAAGAATTTAGAATTTGGGCACATCTCAGTAACTCGTTAATGCTGTTATGCGGTATGGAAATGTTTAAGCCATAAGCATTACAACAAACCCTATGTTATTTTGTTCCCTCACCCATAATACATAATTAATATGCAATATCGGGCCTAATCTATGTATTAGGTGTTgtattgtaaaatataatattgctGCTACATTTAGTTGGCAAATGTCTTCATAATTCTTACCAGTAACTAGCGCACACCTATCCCTCACAAGCACACTAACAACCAAACCTTGTGTGTTATAAGAtggctaaaaatgtaaatatttacttttacttCTTGCGTTGTCCTCATGAGTGTTATGTATTGTACATTATGTGACCCAACCAAAATGTATCTATTCATCTATTAATCTTAATCTACATATctggtaaatgtatttattttcgtTCTTTTTCAGAGCAAGTAAGAATCTGCTAGTAAATCAATATTAACTATGTGTCTCAGGTTCTAGATCTtcaaaaatgtattgttattagtGAGCTGTTTTATGTttacaacttttattttatgttaaactgttaaaaattgCTTGGGCACAATGTTGTGAAAAACTCTGAATATAAAAAAGGttcaaataaactatttaatataatatatatatatatatataataaaataaaatttaaaactaatattttgGCAATActgttttctacatttttttaaacatttcttttagCTTTAGTGCAATGATAAACTAAATATTAtgagtttgttttattattatcttaattATTATCTTTCTCTCGAGTCAGCAGAATGCCTAGTATTTTTCCTAAATTTCTTCTGGCTTCAGAGCGATGAAAAATGTGATGATTCTTTTTTTtcctattaaataattaaatcaaattatatcACTCTTCATACAGTATAAATACGTCTTAAATAGTATTTTAGAAAGTTCTTTCACAAAGGAATCATCATTAGGAGTGCAAGCCATTAATAGACATGTAAAGCTGTCCCGCAATTCGGATTTTTGATAGCAGATGCTTTGCGTTCATGCAGTCAGATGATATACGTTAACTCCAAATTTTCTCCGGGTTGCTGTTTATAGCAGACCGCACAGCTACATTTGGAAACtctcttttttattaaaacatctacatatttaatataaaattaaaatttgaaGTCTTTAAAACTGAGAACTTCTGAAAAGAAACAAACCTGAAAGCTTAAAGATAGCGTAAATAGAagggaaaaaaaagcttttttcagcaaatcagAAATACAAAAATTTATTTGTCATCTAAAATTAACAATACAGAATTTGGTCTCATTGATCTCATATGTGAACCCGTATTTCAAAGATCTGAAGTGAGCTTAAAGGTCCATTTcagtttaaaagaaaacaaaactaaatcttggtttttaaatgtcaaaacatcaacatttcaattgaaaaaaataagacTAGAAGTACTACAATCTACAAATGTAACCACATCTGAGCAGTTCAAcaccaacaattaaaaataaaaattagaatacaaataaaaataaaacagaataattttatattcataaaattaACTACAAAGACACagcattttaatgaataaatataggtTCAGTATGTATACTGTGTGTAGAAATCTGAATAGAAGACTCAAAATCAGAATCTTTTGAGTCAACAGTATTAAGACATCAGTGTTAAGAAGTCTTTGTTGAAGCTTCAATTACTTGACTTTGTGTGTGAGAAACGATTTTATCTTAGTGATCTTTCCTTTAAAAGCATTTATGAGATTTTGCAGGGGTTAAGGTTTAGCAGTCTCCGTCTCGTCTGTCTTCGTGCCCGATTTACAGCTGTTCGCACAGCACACTCAAAAACCTGTTGTACACCACGATTGCTAAGGGCCGAACATTCCAGATATCCCTTGGCACGAATCTCCTGTGCCACCTGCTTGCCCTCTGGGGACGTGGTGCAGTTAGCACGATACGGGCCCATCTCACGATGGTCTGTCTGTGTGGCAACAACCAGTACTGGCACCTTTGGAAGATATTCCCTCACCTCAGCGATCCATTTGTGCCGCAAATTACTTAAAGAATTTGGATTTGCTACTGAATAACACAGCAAGACCACATCCGCGTCTTGATAGGACATGGGCCGGATTTGGCGGAATGTATCATGCCCTGCTGTATCCCACAATCCCAAACTGATCTGGATTCCATCCATAAAGACATCAACTCCCGTGTTTTCATAGACAGTGGGTCTGTAGCTGTCTGGGAAAGTTTCAGAGGTGAACCGTACCAAAAGTGCAGTTTTACCCACTGCGCAGTCCCCAACCAGTACGCATTTCACCGAGGTCTCTGGCACCCCGTTCATCCTTCTTTCTCTGCTCTTGTAGTCCTTGAAAGGTGCAGTCTGATAGTCCTAAAAGAATCAGCAGTGTCCAACAGATGATAAAGTCATCACTGAGATGTATAAATTTACAAGTCTGTGTGGAGAAAACACAGCATTCTGGAGACGAAGCCTCATGCACTTAAGTCTTGCGCCGTGGTGTTTTACTCCTCTGATCTATAATCCAATGAAGGTTGAGGGACTGAAGTCGTTGTGTGCCATTAGAGATATTCAAGACATAGAAATCCAAAAGTGAGAAGTCTGGCAGACAGTTGTGTCTAGTATCTTTCCGTCTCCTGCACAATTCAaagaataaagaattaaaattagTATGCTAACgctaaacacaaaaaaagtatcTTTATACACTGACTTTCCTTAGTCCATGTTAGTCATTggtcagaatgaaccgccaatttctctggcatatgttttatgcagctgatgcccagCACTGAGTGCATTCATGAACACTCTCTCATTCATACattgtggccaatttagttttttttttccatttcacctataccacatgtctttggactgttagaGAAACCGGAAGGACAAtcacagaaacatggggacaacatacaaactccacacagaaaagcctcctgatctagccaggactcgaaccagtaatcatcttgctgtgaggcgctatccaatgagccaccatgccatctgCCTTTATACAATGCAAtgatattttaagttttttttcactttatttaggGGAAAAGCACCAGGAAAAGACATCAAGTCGGTTGAAGCCCCAAAAGTCAGAGCACAATTATTATATATctctgtattattatttaattttaaaatggacTCATATCTAGTCatgttttttcttattattcttccTTCGTTTAGCCAGATCATCACACTGAGATACATCTTCTTCAAatcagacatggtcaagacggcaTCACATAAAAGTTGCTTACAAAGACTTACAAAAGATATCACAATTTACACGTACACATTCCCAACTCACGAATCATAATTAATAAGCAAACCATGAAAAACAATATcaactattctttaaaacatgatacaaaacattaaatgatacatttaaaactatttgaagagttcagatgcaaaaacctcaaaatgTCGTCTGAAAATTTTCTCTAAAATTTGCATTGTTAtaaggctcctgtgtgtatgttcagtaatatcacttttatggcaaataataagtccttttcctggcctttaaaatgaaatatttcaacaaaaaataaaggaggctgagaaaaatgttcatttttgatggaaatgTCAGACCGcccttagaggtttttgcatcagaACTCTTCATGTAGAGTTGGCAACGTAGCAAGATTAAGTATAGTTTGTAAATTGTGCCAAATCTAAGGGTATAGCAGAGAAAGCCAAGATATTTTACCAAGATCAGACAATACCCTTGGAACTTTCAAATGAATACAGGAGCCAGAAAGGGTACAATGATTATTTGTATTAAGCAGTAatagtttcaaaataaataaaataaattttatagatttactcaccctctgatATTTCCAATCCTTTCTTTTGTTCtgtggaaaacaaaataaattatttccaaaattgtaataaaatgtgaagtttgttgttgtttggaCTACAGTATACTTTTTTCATTCTTTGTGCTCCATTGATGCGAGTTTGAGCAAATGCtaacagactttaaaaaaaaattaataaataaaataaagaatggtCCCTTGAATAGTCTTTGAAATACCAAAAAAACATCAGGCAATAGTCCTAATTTTtcttagatgtaaaataaaataaaataaccctGTTAAGAGGACAGCAGGCCCGTCTCATCACAGGACCCAGGACAGCTTTATCTTGGTACAACTGCCATTACTCCCCTGCtactgtttaaagtaaaatttaagaACTGTTGCTTTGTGTTCTGAAAAAAAGCAGACCAATACACCTGCTACAgcttataaatttatttaatatcacaatatGGGTTCTGAATATGACATTCTGACATGTTAAAAAGCAACGTCAAATATTATTCTCCAAAAGAAGGTAATGACTTGCACTTCTTAGGCCTACATCAGCTGCCATGAGGGGTAAGTACTTGTAGGTACATAATTTATTCAGAAAATTATGTAAATccttttaaaattactttaatgGATTGAACTTCCGATCTTCGTAATGAGTTGCACATGTTGATTCCACTTTGACTTTCATTTTGTTTCAGGCATTCAGGCAGAACAAAAATAGGTTTGACAAATTAACTGAATCTAGAAGATGTCAATATCATGTggccaaaaaaattaaacaaatattcactttttttgtaaacaaaataaactagtaaatcaAAAATGAGACAGCCCTACAAAAAACATCACATTTTAACTGAAGCGCTTCATAGCCCCATTTTCTTTAAACCTAAGAATACAAATGTTATGACTGAATGTATAATTCTAATTCAAGACATAGCCATTAACATTTCAATTTCAATCATTGATTAATCAACTTTGTATTACCTTTTAAATGTGGATACATTTATGTAGTTAAAAcatctagaattttttttttacaattccatttttattttacactaaAGGGACTAGAAATTTCGAATTcacaaacattgtttttaaagcacAGCAGTCATTACATGTATGACAGAATTTATAATTGAAAAACAACTTACCCCTTTGAGCTCTTAAATTGATAATGTCACGGGTGCATTTCGTTTAGCatgttttgttaattatttttgttaagtttttttaaagaatgactTCAGTTTAGACACCAGTCCAATTCTGCATATTTTTCAAAACTACAATTACTAAACAGGAAATTCAAGTCCTCTTAAGAGCAGAAAGATCAGATCCTCTTGTAGGGAAATGAAATGCGAGGCTGGGCTCCTTTCTCTGTAAAATCTTACATCAAATCTTTTCGATGCTTCCGCTGCGATCGTGTGACGTTCTCAGCTCATCTGTCGAGTCTTGCTTCTTCTGCAGTCAAGAACTCATTTTGTGCAGTAAGGAGAAAAACAGATATAACCAAAAACAAGACAAACCCTACGTTACCCTAATATAACTTGAGGTTTGTTCTAATGCTGGGGCTTAGTAATTTAGTTATTtggttaaatttatttattttctgtttaaagtGCTTTATTAGAAGccaaacattaacatttaataaaggTGACTCTCAGCTAGTATTAAATTACCTCAGCAGCTCTTCAGGAAGAACATAAAATTTAAGTGCAATACAGTAATTACAGTACAATAGTCTCAGAGCACTTGTTTAGGTGAATAAGGAGCATGTTATTTATTGAGACATGATTGTTaataacctaaaaataaaaattctgtcatcatttatttacccttttcttgttccaaacctgtttgattttctctcatctgttgaacataaagctattttaaagaaagctggaaacctgaaaCCATTAACTTAGtaccatttatttttgttttttatattacagGTTTTAGCTTTTACTTGATTTCAGTTATGTTCAATAGGATAGAAAATGTAAAATCAATACTGCAAAGATTTGTTGGACCAGTCTTTTAATGGTTCTTTTAGTGTAATaaattagttgttgttgttgttgtttttttactgtgcAAATATGCAATTTGGTGTTAATGgtcatttattgacatttatatGTACActataaattaaattcaatactttttattatgtttataaaaagTTAGAGAAAAAAAGTTAGAGAAAAAGGGCTTTTACTCAATAAGAAAAAAGGAAGATAAGTAGGAATTTGTGTACTGCAAGTTTGTAATCAAGTGTTTAGAATTTAGAGTGCTTAGAAATCTGTGTAAATATAATAAGGTAGCATTTTAGGTTCAGAAGCCTCGTGTTAAATTTTAGACACCAACGTTACTCATTAGCGGTTTGAGTGCACTACTTAGTCAACAACATCGCCCTCTGATGGACAGGAAGTGCAACTTTATTCAACTTAACAGCTGCCTCTTTCATCATGGAGAAATCTGACCTTTACCAATTTAAACAAACGTCAGCTACTGAGCATTCTACAAGCTAGAGTATTTTCCCCACCAACGGTTTCTACTGTTTAAAAGAAGAGAGAGACAATCGAGAATGTAAAAATGCTCAGCTGTGAGCTCCAAGCTATGCTTCGCTATTTCAAGCCCTAGAGTCATTCAAATTGATCCACTTTTAAATTTCCCCAAATGTTACCAAAATAAAACTCGTATATTTTAAGCTTTTATTCTTCTCTTCTcttcaatttaaaacaaaataaaacagatcgCTACATATAAAATCTTCTGAGGATCAAAATTTAGtttcacaaaaaatattttccaCAAATTTACACACAAGAATTACAATAAGAATCGTGATTTGCATAGCAGAATTACGCTTTCTAAAATATATACACGACAACATTTGAAACTGGAAATATAAAACCTTTGAGCTAAAACTCAAATACTAGCACTGCAAGGGAGAGTAAAATgaataattcagattctcacAAACAAAGTAAAATGCAAAGCAAAGTGAGGATCAGCTTTTATATTTCCAGATATGTATAGCATTCTGTCGCCTTCACATTTACTCTGTCTCTAAACAGCAATAACATCTTATAAAACTTGTGTTGTACTGCCATTATAAATCAAAACTATGGGTCATCAATatatcattaataaaataaaacatcaattttGAGGAAATGCAATTATAACTAATTATGTTAAAATGTAGTGAAAGCATAACAtgtatatacaatacaatataaaacgCTGTGTTAAATATGCAGTACCCTGATAGCTTTATGTCATACATAAACTCTTTCACAATACAAAAAGCTGTGAAAATAGACATGTATGCAGTTAAAAGACAaaagaacattattattattactggcaCTATTGATCTTCAGCGAAGACACTTTGGATTAAGGCAGTGGAGAGAGAAATTTTAAAGTAAAAGCTTCATTGTAGCAGCTCTTTCAATGAAGTGTAACCAGCACCAACCCGATCTTAGGCTCAGTATAACTGtgagaaaaacagaaagaaattaCAAATCATTATCAATCAAAGGTTCTGACATCAATAGTTCTACATGACAATTTCAAAGTATGTCAAtaactacaataaaataaaataaaaaaagtaataattttatgGTTGAGGAATGACTTGGGGgtgattaaagagcccctatccctattatgcataataaaagatcatattttggttttggggtctccaacaaaaggctaatatgcatgcaaggtcaataaacactttcattgtcttataatatgcatttattttgacccaattatcccaatgactccccaATGATTTGTTTAGCGATTCAATTTTTCCAAAACCTTCCTTTGTGTGACGCTGATCTGcggtgattggtctgatgacccagacTGTTGTGACTGGTCGACTGCAGCTTATCAACAGTGCCTCGAGTACAGACTATGTGTGAACCCAATGCAGAGaatcattaaagcaatgcagttaaacaccatcCTATTattctattcttaaccataaccccaagtaataacgatggcacacattcagtattaatcgacacagtggcaaaagttaaaGTATTTCGAAAAATGACCGCAACCCACAACCTCAAGATCGTTGGTGGTGCATTCTGTTCAGCATAGCTCAAACCATTTACATAAAAGCAAAAGCTAAAACAAAtctattggttaaacaatgtaattgccaAAACTAATATTTAAGCATCAAGTTAAGGACTTACGTTGGTGATTAACTGGGGATTTTAATCTTCACCTTAAACTATTATCACTGTAATTCTGTTTTATAGTAaatttgtaactaactgaaaaggGTAAAAACTGAGGGCGAATACACcccagcacaataaggcgcaagacttgTTTGGCacgatttattgctattttcagagcagcGCAACACTCACTTACATGTTTTGCACAACGCCTATGCTGGTCCAaatgcttaaacattgcttaatacacacaggatgtacagcaatacacaaatatctttacatataaaaaaaaactttaaaggattaatataaaaaccactgcctccatgcctcatttcgcggggctttttcagtttattcatgacaatttgcatttaaataatgctattattataagcagttttatttattatatgcatatttatatttcttttaataaaaacaagtttagatttgtccacctgccgGGTTTTGTAggcgtatgcatcaccatatggagcataagaataggacgtgtgtttggatataacgcagttgtttgaccacactttgttattattgttcatttattcatttgctggaaattagaactgaattagaaatagttgaaacaaatctttgtggtTAAGGAACaaaattaaggcccaatcccaattctaccccttagcccttccctttacccctcgttttgcgcgttctcgtgaaggggtaggggtgtcccaattatctttagcttgaagctgtagggctaaggggaaggggtgaatagcccttcgaatgaagatttttcaggaccacactcgaaaccaaggggtaagacaatttcccagaatacaccagccacaacagtaAGGTAGTTACACcgggaagtaaggagatccacaagttagtatttgttgtcattattattacgattttttacaataaacaagcacatgttttaatatattaataaccgtgttcgtgttttaccgtcatgctttaaaaaaaaatgctaaaattaaaaacgctaaatttcgcta
This genomic stretch from Danio aesculapii chromosome 1, fDanAes4.1, whole genome shotgun sequence harbors:
- the rhoh gene encoding rho-related GTP-binding protein RhoH, which encodes MNGVPETSVKCVLVGDCAVGKTALLVRFTSETFPDSYRPTVYENTGVDVFMDGIQISLGLWDTAGHDTFRQIRPMSYQDADVVLLCYSVANPNSLSNLRHKWIAEVREYLPKVPVLVVATQTDHREMGPYRANCTTSPEGKQVAQEIRAKGYLECSALSNRGVQQVFECAVRTAVNRARRQTRRRLLNLNPCKIS